One window of the Fusobacterium animalis 7_1 genome contains the following:
- the nagE gene encoding N-acetylglucosamine-specific PTS transporter subunit IIBC encodes MFGYLQKIGKALMVPVAVLPAAAIMLGIGYWIDPTGWGANSQLAAFLIKAGAAIMDNMAILFAVGVAYGLSKDKDGAAALAGLVAFEIVTTLLSTGAVSQIMGIPQEEVHAAFGKINNQFIGILCGVISGELYNKFHKIELPKFLAFFSGKRFVPIITSVVMIVVSFILTYIWPIIYGALVTFGTNIAKLGPVGAGIYGFFNRLLIPVGLHHAVNSVFWFNVAGINDIGRFWGSPDMAYADLPEILQGTYHVGMYQAGFFPIMMFGLLGACAAFIQTSKPENRTKIFSIMVAAGFTSFLTGVTEPIEFAFMFVAPVLYLLHALLTGVSLFLAASFNWMAGFSFSGGFIDFFLSLKNPNANNPFMLIVLGLVFFVVYYFVFLFVIKAFNLKTPGREESEEEKAEAIKVKTTNSELAETLVGLLGGADNIVEVDNCTTRLRLKVKDSANIKESEIKKLVPGVLKPSKESVQVIIGPHVEFVATELKRILGK; translated from the coding sequence ATGTTTGGTTATTTACAAAAAATAGGTAAAGCACTTATGGTTCCAGTTGCAGTTTTACCAGCAGCTGCTATAATGTTAGGAATAGGTTATTGGATAGATCCAACTGGTTGGGGAGCTAATAGCCAGTTAGCAGCATTTTTAATAAAAGCAGGTGCAGCAATAATGGATAATATGGCTATATTATTTGCTGTTGGTGTTGCTTATGGATTGTCAAAGGATAAAGATGGAGCAGCAGCTCTTGCAGGGCTTGTTGCATTTGAGATAGTTACAACTTTGTTATCAACAGGAGCTGTATCTCAAATAATGGGTATTCCACAAGAAGAAGTTCATGCAGCATTTGGAAAAATTAACAACCAATTCATAGGTATATTATGTGGGGTTATATCAGGAGAATTATATAATAAATTTCATAAAATAGAATTACCTAAATTTTTAGCATTTTTCAGTGGAAAAAGATTTGTTCCTATTATCACATCAGTTGTAATGATAGTTGTTTCATTTATTTTAACATATATATGGCCAATTATTTACGGAGCATTAGTAACTTTCGGAACAAATATTGCAAAATTAGGTCCAGTTGGAGCAGGAATATATGGATTCTTTAACAGATTATTGATACCAGTTGGATTACACCATGCAGTAAACTCTGTATTCTGGTTCAACGTTGCAGGAATAAATGATATAGGAAGATTCTGGGGAAGTCCTGATATGGCTTATGCTGATTTGCCAGAAATTCTACAAGGAACATATCATGTTGGAATGTATCAAGCAGGGTTCTTCCCAATAATGATGTTTGGTCTTTTAGGAGCATGTGCTGCATTTATCCAAACTTCAAAGCCAGAAAATAGAACTAAAATATTTTCTATAATGGTTGCTGCTGGATTTACAAGTTTTCTAACAGGAGTAACAGAACCAATAGAATTTGCATTTATGTTTGTTGCACCAGTTCTTTATTTATTACATGCACTACTTACAGGAGTTTCACTATTTTTAGCTGCATCATTTAATTGGATGGCAGGATTCAGTTTCTCAGGAGGATTTATTGATTTCTTCCTTTCATTAAAAAATCCTAATGCAAACAATCCATTTATGCTAATAGTTTTAGGTTTAGTATTTTTTGTAGTATATTACTTTGTGTTTCTATTCGTTATTAAGGCATTTAACTTAAAAACACCAGGCAGAGAAGAAAGTGAAGAAGAAAAAGCAGAAGCTATAAAAGTTAAAACTACAAACTCTGAATTAGCAGAAACATTAGTAGGTCTATTAGGTGGAGCAGATAATATAGTTGAAGTTGATAATTGTACTACAAGACTTAGATTAAAAGTTAAAGATAGTGCTAATATTAAAGAAAGTGAAATTAAAAAATTAGTTCCAGGAGTGCTAAAACCCTCAAAGGAATCAGTACAAGTTATAATAGGACCACATGTTGAATTTGTTGCTACTGAATTAAAAAGAATATTAGGAAAATAA